The bacterium BMS3Abin08 sequence GTTACTACTTTTTTTGCCGGGGGAGCGTTGTTAGGAGAATATTTAAGGGGAAAGAGAGAGAAGGCCGGCCTGTCCCTTAAGGATGTATCTTCTGAAACAATGATCCGTCTCGAGTATCTGAAGGCTCTTGAATCAGAAGATTTCGGTAAGATTCCCGGGGAGGTCTACATCCGTGGTTATATAAAAGGTTACCTGCGGTTACTGTCGGTAGACCCTTCAGAGGCCCTATCTATATATAATGAAGAGAGAATCCCCCAGACACCCCCGACCCCACCCTTACAAATAAACAACAGGCCGGGATCGTCCTTCTTCTCTTCAAGAACCCTCCAGTTTATAATATTAATCACAATGGTTTTGCCCTTTATCCTTTTTTTAACTTATAAGAAGTCATCCAACAACCCGCAACAGG is a genomic window containing:
- a CDS encoding cytoskeletal protein RodZ, which gives rise to MCSGVTTFFAGGALLGEYLRGKREKAGLSLKDVSSETMIRLEYLKALESEDFGKIPGEVYIRGYIKGYLRLLSVDPSEALSIYNEERIPQTPPTPPLQINNRPGSSFFSSRTLQFIILITMVLPFILFLTYKKSSNNPQQVNSGNSGIEKVVTMIPSPVTSAEADFTNKHLLEIRAVEETWVFLQIDDNLSYSILLKPGQIRTWAGERKFYLKVGNAGGIRLKFDGEDLGAPGKRGRIAKLTLPRKETE